The Deinococcus proteolyticus MRP genome includes a window with the following:
- a CDS encoding NADPH:quinone oxidoreductase family protein: MNKMMNCAVAVRQGLPAEALEFREVPMPQPGPGKVLVRVEAVGINYADALSVMNEYLTETQYPFVPGMEFAGYVTALGEGVSGVQEGQLVACLAGKGGLAGYAAVPARALVPVPQSCTPAQAAAFAVSYLTAFHGLRTLGHGQAGEWVLVQAAAGALGRASIQLARALDMQVVALASTEEKLAVARALGADVTLLQDDPDRVEKVREAAGGAGVPLILEVVGGHRIAESLQMAADRGRIIMIGNASREEVLVNPVDLMKRNLTLTGLWLNSLLRDPQAQAQVAAEFAGLLEKGHIVPQPGPSYALQDAAQAFDDLLGRRTSGKVIIEPWR; encoded by the coding sequence ATGAACAAAATGATGAACTGTGCCGTGGCCGTCCGCCAGGGCCTGCCTGCCGAAGCGCTGGAGTTCCGTGAAGTTCCCATGCCGCAGCCCGGCCCCGGCAAGGTGCTGGTGCGGGTAGAAGCGGTGGGCATCAACTACGCCGACGCCCTGAGCGTGATGAACGAGTACCTGACCGAGACGCAGTACCCCTTCGTGCCGGGCATGGAATTCGCCGGGTATGTCACGGCACTGGGCGAGGGGGTCAGCGGCGTGCAGGAGGGCCAGCTGGTGGCCTGCCTGGCGGGGAAAGGTGGCCTGGCCGGCTACGCGGCGGTCCCTGCACGCGCGCTGGTGCCGGTGCCGCAGAGCTGCACCCCAGCCCAGGCGGCGGCTTTTGCAGTGTCGTACCTGACCGCCTTTCACGGCCTGCGGACCCTGGGCCACGGCCAGGCCGGCGAGTGGGTGCTGGTGCAGGCCGCTGCCGGGGCGCTGGGCCGCGCCAGTATTCAGTTGGCGCGGGCGCTGGACATGCAGGTGGTGGCGCTGGCCAGCACCGAGGAAAAGCTGGCCGTGGCCCGCGCGCTGGGCGCCGACGTGACCCTGCTGCAAGACGACCCGGACCGGGTAGAAAAGGTCCGTGAGGCCGCCGGCGGCGCAGGAGTACCCCTGATTCTGGAAGTCGTGGGGGGGCACCGCATCGCGGAAAGCCTGCAGATGGCAGCGGACCGGGGGCGCATCATCATGATTGGGAACGCCAGCCGCGAAGAGGTGCTCGTGAACCCGGTGGACCTGATGAAGCGCAACCTGACCCTCACCGGCCTGTGGCTCAACAGCCTGCTGCGCGACCCACAGGCGCAGGCCCAAGTGGCGGCCGAGTTCGCCGGCCTGCTGGAAAAGGGCCACATCGTGCCGCAGCCGGGCCCCAGTTACGCCCTGCAGGACGCGGCGCAGGCGTTCGACGACCTGCTGGGCCGGCGCACCTCTGGCAAGGTCATTATCGAGCCCTGGCGCTGA
- the sstT gene encoding serine/threonine transporter SstT encodes MREGKKMWSVLNRWGLVPQIVAGLLIGAGAALLWPAAGSALGILGTLFVGALKAVAPLLVFVLVAAAISGHEQGQDTNMGSVLTLYLVGTFSAALLAVALSFLFPTQLTLASAVQDAAPPGDVVTVLTNLLSNAVMNPVKALVEANYIGILFWAVLLGLALRRAGSGTKQVLQELADAVSSVVRWVIAFAPLGILGLVAATVAETGFEGLLSYGRLLGVLVGGMLIMALVVNPLIVWFKIRRNPYPLVLTCLRESGLTAFFTRSSAANIPVNLALAKRLGVREETYSMSIPLGATINMAGAAITITVLTLAAAHTLGINVSPASALLLSLVATVSAAGASGVAGGSLLLIPLACSLFGISDDVALQVVGVGFIIGVIQDSAETALNSSTDVLFTAAADFGARRAAGENI; translated from the coding sequence CTGCGGGAAGGGAAAAAAATGTGGAGTGTACTTAATCGCTGGGGCCTGGTCCCCCAAATCGTTGCTGGTCTGCTGATTGGCGCTGGTGCCGCGCTGCTGTGGCCTGCCGCCGGCTCGGCGCTGGGTATTCTGGGCACCCTGTTCGTGGGCGCCCTCAAGGCCGTGGCCCCGCTGCTGGTGTTCGTACTGGTGGCGGCGGCCATCTCGGGCCACGAGCAGGGCCAGGACACCAACATGGGCTCGGTGCTCACGCTGTACTTGGTTGGCACCTTTTCCGCTGCGCTGCTGGCGGTGGCCCTCAGTTTCCTGTTTCCCACCCAGCTCACCCTGGCAAGTGCCGTGCAGGACGCCGCTCCTCCCGGCGACGTGGTCACGGTGCTGACCAACCTGCTCAGCAACGCCGTGATGAACCCGGTCAAGGCGCTGGTCGAAGCCAACTACATCGGAATTCTGTTCTGGGCGGTGCTGCTGGGGCTGGCGCTGCGCCGGGCGGGCAGCGGCACCAAGCAGGTGCTGCAAGAACTGGCCGACGCGGTGTCCAGCGTGGTGCGCTGGGTCATTGCCTTCGCGCCGCTGGGCATCCTGGGCTTGGTGGCCGCCACCGTAGCCGAGACCGGCTTTGAGGGCCTGCTGTCCTACGGCCGTCTGCTGGGCGTGCTGGTGGGCGGCATGCTGATTATGGCGCTGGTCGTCAATCCCCTGATCGTGTGGTTCAAAATCCGCCGCAATCCCTATCCGCTGGTGCTGACCTGCCTGCGTGAAAGCGGCCTGACGGCCTTCTTCACCCGTTCCTCGGCGGCCAACATTCCCGTGAACCTGGCCCTGGCCAAGCGGCTGGGCGTGCGCGAGGAAACCTACTCCATGTCCATTCCGCTGGGGGCCACCATCAACATGGCCGGTGCGGCCATCACCATCACGGTGCTGACCCTGGCGGCGGCCCACACGCTGGGCATCAATGTCAGCCCGGCCTCGGCGCTGCTGCTCAGCCTGGTGGCGACGGTCAGCGCGGCCGGCGCTTCGGGGGTGGCAGGCGGCTCGCTGCTGCTGATTCCGCTGGCCTGCTCGCTGTTCGGCATCTCGGACGATGTCGCGCTGCAGGTGGTGGGCGTGGGCTTTATCATCGGCGTGATTCAGGACTCGGCCGAAACCGCGCTGAACTCCAGCACCGATGTGCTGTTCACCGCCGCCGCCGACTTCGGGGCACGCCGCGCCGCAGGCGAGAACATCTGA
- a CDS encoding XdhC family protein has product MDETFDDFLKAVAGLPAGAAPVVATLVGAGESRKPLGRRAAFLEGETLGSVTLGGCAEGALRRAAAEVRAAGQPRLLDIDLGGEEAYEFGMTCAGQVSVQLTPTPADSSLWSAVAGARARGEVLRLVTPLGAQAVPFALLPSGEVVADADPDPALVAQAQALPLDSEALERRAAAFFETRLPPAELVVVGAGPIAAPLSRLGRTLGLRVTVCDDQPGRLTRERLPDAHALLLSRPDEDLRLPPLSARSHVVIISHDYGHEVPVLRQVLGAGVPYVAMVASRRRGQAVLRFLAEIGVDPARLAQVRSPAGLHLGAETPAGIALSILSEVVAVMHGGSGEPLSARAR; this is encoded by the coding sequence GTGGACGAGACCTTTGACGACTTTTTGAAAGCCGTGGCCGGGCTGCCGGCCGGGGCCGCGCCGGTGGTGGCCACCCTGGTGGGTGCCGGGGAAAGCCGCAAGCCGCTGGGCCGCCGCGCCGCCTTTTTGGAAGGGGAGACCCTCGGGTCGGTCACGCTGGGCGGCTGCGCCGAAGGAGCGCTGCGCCGGGCAGCCGCAGAGGTCCGCGCTGCCGGGCAGCCCCGGCTGCTGGACATAGACCTGGGGGGCGAGGAAGCCTACGAGTTCGGTATGACCTGCGCCGGGCAGGTCTCGGTGCAGCTGACCCCCACGCCGGCCGATTCGTCGCTGTGGTCGGCAGTGGCCGGGGCCCGCGCACGCGGCGAAGTGCTGCGCCTGGTTACACCGCTGGGAGCACAGGCCGTGCCGTTTGCGCTGCTGCCTTCTGGTGAGGTGGTGGCCGATGCCGACCCCGACCCGGCGCTGGTGGCCCAGGCGCAGGCCCTGCCGCTGGACAGCGAAGCGCTGGAGCGCCGCGCCGCCGCCTTTTTCGAGACTCGCCTGCCGCCCGCCGAACTGGTGGTCGTGGGTGCCGGACCGATTGCCGCGCCGCTTTCACGCCTGGGCCGCACGCTGGGGCTGCGGGTCACGGTCTGCGACGACCAGCCGGGCCGCCTGACCCGTGAGCGCCTGCCCGACGCCCACGCCCTGCTGCTCAGCCGCCCCGATGAGGACCTGCGCCTGCCGCCGCTCTCGGCGCGGTCGCACGTGGTGATCATCTCGCACGACTACGGACACGAGGTGCCGGTGCTGCGGCAGGTGCTGGGGGCCGGCGTTCCCTATGTGGCGATGGTCGCCAGCCGCCGCCGGGGCCAGGCGGTGCTGCGCTTCCTGGCAGAAATCGGGGTGGACCCGGCCCGGCTGGCCCAGGTGCGCTCGCCCGCCGGGCTGCACCTGGGAGCCGAAACCCCCGCTGGCATCGCCCTGAGCATCCTGAGCGAAGTGGTGGCGGTGATGCACGGCGGGAGCGGAGAGCCGCTCAGCGCCAGGGCTCGATAA
- a CDS encoding nucleotidyltransferase family protein, with amino-acid sequence MGRAGGPAGAGRRLSRNAAGGQRAAVLLAAGRGERMQASGSPFAGVPKPLVPLAGRPLCRHAAETLAGAGDTLRLAVVPPGQAGEAVQAALEGLDYRCVTNPQPGRGLLSSFQAAAAALPAGLDGAVFALADMPLVSLATHRALREAATQAAAAQCVYGGVSAPPLWLPAHLFPALLALPDADNGPRALLRGPDVVRVPRPVAELLDVDTPQALAQAEARLPHPHSAR; translated from the coding sequence CTGGGCCGAGCAGGCGGCCCTGCAGGCGCGGGCAGGCGACTGAGCCGGAACGCAGCGGGCGGGCAGCGGGCCGCCGTCCTGCTGGCCGCCGGCCGGGGGGAGCGGATGCAGGCGTCCGGCTCCCCTTTTGCCGGCGTTCCCAAGCCGCTGGTGCCGCTGGCCGGCCGGCCGCTGTGCCGCCACGCCGCCGAAACTCTGGCCGGGGCTGGCGACACCCTGCGGCTGGCCGTGGTGCCGCCCGGACAGGCAGGCGAAGCGGTGCAGGCCGCGCTGGAGGGGCTGGATTACCGCTGTGTGACCAACCCGCAGCCGGGACGCGGGCTGCTGTCGTCGTTTCAGGCGGCGGCGGCGGCACTGCCCGCCGGGCTGGACGGGGCCGTGTTTGCCCTGGCCGACATGCCACTGGTCAGCCTGGCGACCCACCGGGCCCTCCGGGAAGCGGCCACGCAGGCAGCGGCCGCCCAGTGTGTGTACGGTGGCGTGAGCGCTCCCCCCTTGTGGCTGCCCGCCCACCTCTTCCCCGCGCTGCTGGCGCTGCCGGACGCCGACAACGGCCCACGGGCACTGCTGCGCGGACCGGACGTGGTGCGGGTGCCGCGCCCGGTGGCCGAACTGCTGGACGTAGACACCCCGCAGGCGCTGGCCCAGGCGGAGGCCAGACTGCCCCACCCGCACTCTGCACGCTAG
- a CDS encoding FAD binding domain-containing protein gives MKAFEYVRAENAAQAPGLLAEGGKYLAGGTNLLDLMKLQIEAPAQLVDLNRSDLADITETEDGGLRIGALVRNTELAAHPRVRADYAVLSRAILAGASGQIRNRATTAGNLLQRTRCPYFYDTNLPCNKREPGSGCGALEGFSRSLAVIGTSEHCIANYPGDMAVALRVLDAAIQTVKADGSEREIPVAEFHRLPGDTPHIETVLEPGELITSVTLPAPLGGQHVYLKARDRQSYAFALVSVAAVVSPDGARLAFGGVAPKPWRVESAEARWSEGAQAVTDEAFRDARPTAQNAFKLDLARRLVQAVMNETGPNVAQTDEARTDKAQNTQKGGAA, from the coding sequence ATGAAGGCCTTCGAATATGTCCGCGCCGAGAACGCTGCCCAGGCGCCCGGCCTGCTGGCAGAGGGCGGCAAGTACCTGGCCGGCGGCACCAACCTGCTGGACCTGATGAAACTGCAAATCGAGGCGCCGGCGCAGCTGGTGGACCTCAACCGCAGCGACCTGGCCGACATTACCGAGACAGAGGACGGCGGCCTGCGCATCGGCGCGCTGGTCCGCAACACCGAGTTGGCCGCGCATCCCCGCGTGCGTGCAGACTACGCCGTGCTGAGCCGCGCCATCCTGGCCGGGGCGTCGGGGCAGATTCGCAACCGGGCCACCACGGCCGGCAACCTGCTGCAGCGGACCCGCTGCCCGTACTTCTACGACACCAACCTGCCGTGCAACAAGCGCGAACCCGGCAGCGGCTGCGGCGCGCTGGAGGGCTTCAGCCGTTCACTGGCGGTGATTGGCACCAGCGAGCACTGCATCGCCAACTACCCCGGCGACATGGCGGTGGCGCTGCGGGTGCTGGACGCGGCCATCCAGACCGTGAAGGCGGACGGCAGCGAGCGCGAAATTCCGGTGGCGGAGTTCCACCGGCTGCCGGGCGACACCCCCCACATCGAGACAGTGCTGGAACCCGGCGAGCTGATTACGTCGGTCACGCTGCCGGCGCCGCTGGGCGGCCAGCACGTTTATCTCAAGGCCCGCGACCGGCAGTCGTACGCGTTCGCGCTGGTGTCGGTGGCTGCGGTGGTCTCGCCGGACGGCGCCCGCCTGGCGTTCGGCGGCGTGGCCCCCAAGCCCTGGCGGGTGGAAAGCGCCGAGGCCCGCTGGAGCGAGGGCGCGCAGGCCGTGACCGATGAAGCCTTCAGGGACGCCCGGCCCACCGCGCAGAACGCCTTCAAGCTGGACCTGGCCCGCCGCTTGGTGCAGGCCGTTATGAACGAGACCGGGCCGAACGTGGCCCAGACAGATGAGGCCCGGACAGACAAGGCTCAGAACACTCAGAAAGGAGGCGCAGCGTGA
- a CDS encoding xanthine dehydrogenase family protein molybdopterin-binding subunit, translating into MSGNKFDAPAGISPLDQEKVLARPHPRKEGPLKVTGQATYAYEYSAEPELQGAAYGYLVGAGVARGQVKSIDTGAAEAMPGVLLVLTHGNMPQQGESETPVPQEDGATPQMPDPEVDYYHQAVAFVVAETFEQARAAAEALVIEYADQTPEGDYVLAEVMEDAEKAGSDEESKDQRVGDFAGAFGRADVQLDVTYTTPDQSHAMLEPHASLAVWDEAGEALTLYTSNQMVHWVQRGVAKTLQLQPSDVHIVSRYIGGGFGSKLMFYGDAVLSAVAARKLGRPVKCALTRPQIFNHTSHRPATIQRIRLGTDGDGRIHAIGHDSYSGNLPGGSAETASHQTKLLYAGENRLIRQRLSELHLPPGGSMRAPGEAVGMLALECAVDELAEKLEMDPIELRVLNDIGYDPEKGPQRPFSSRRLVDCLQRGAEAFGWERRSAQPGSVRDGEWLVGLGVASAFRSNQVKPSGATVRLEKGGKVTVETQMTDIGTGSYTILGQTAAEMLGVRLEDVEVRLGDSDFPKSSGSGGSWGANSAGTGVYYAADELRSKIAKAAGYDPKKAVFKDGEVWEDNKCTLLGVVAAKAPEPLEATVNATFGDLDKQYAQASFGAHFCEVGVHRVTGEIRVRRMLSVAAAGRIFNPVTARSQCLGGMTMGIGAALMEELHVDDHLGLFINHDLAEYHVPVHADIPDLDVIFLEELDDKSSPLKGKGVGELGICGVGAAVANAVYNASGVRIRNYPLTVDKVLAGWAEQAALQARAGD; encoded by the coding sequence GTGAGTGGCAACAAATTCGACGCGCCCGCCGGAATCAGTCCGCTGGACCAGGAAAAGGTGCTGGCCCGACCGCACCCCCGCAAAGAAGGCCCCCTGAAAGTGACCGGGCAGGCCACCTACGCCTACGAGTACAGCGCCGAGCCGGAACTGCAGGGCGCGGCCTACGGCTATCTGGTGGGAGCTGGCGTGGCACGTGGACAGGTCAAATCCATCGACACGGGCGCCGCCGAAGCGATGCCCGGCGTGCTGCTGGTGCTGACCCACGGCAACATGCCCCAGCAGGGCGAGAGCGAGACCCCGGTGCCCCAGGAGGACGGCGCCACCCCGCAGATGCCCGACCCCGAGGTGGACTACTATCACCAGGCGGTGGCCTTTGTGGTGGCCGAAACCTTCGAGCAGGCCCGCGCCGCCGCCGAGGCCCTGGTAATCGAGTACGCGGACCAGACGCCCGAGGGCGACTACGTCCTGGCCGAGGTGATGGAAGATGCTGAAAAGGCCGGCAGCGACGAGGAGAGCAAGGACCAGCGGGTGGGCGACTTCGCCGGGGCTTTCGGGCGGGCCGATGTGCAGCTGGACGTGACCTACACCACGCCCGACCAGTCGCACGCGATGCTGGAACCGCACGCCTCGCTGGCCGTGTGGGACGAGGCGGGTGAGGCGCTGACGCTGTACACCTCCAACCAGATGGTCCACTGGGTGCAGCGCGGCGTAGCGAAGACGCTGCAGCTTCAGCCAAGTGATGTCCACATCGTGTCGCGTTATATCGGCGGGGGCTTCGGCTCCAAGCTGATGTTCTACGGCGACGCCGTGCTGAGCGCCGTGGCCGCCCGCAAGCTGGGCCGCCCGGTCAAGTGCGCCCTGACGCGCCCGCAAATCTTCAACCACACCAGCCACCGCCCCGCTACCATTCAGCGCATCCGTCTGGGCACGGACGGTGACGGCCGGATTCACGCCATCGGGCACGATTCGTACTCGGGCAACCTGCCCGGTGGCAGCGCCGAAACCGCCAGCCACCAGACCAAGTTGCTGTACGCCGGCGAGAACCGCCTGATTCGCCAGCGCCTGAGCGAACTGCACCTGCCGCCCGGCGGCTCTATGCGCGCACCGGGCGAAGCGGTCGGCATGCTGGCCCTGGAATGCGCCGTGGACGAGCTGGCCGAGAAGTTGGAAATGGACCCCATCGAACTACGCGTGCTGAACGATATCGGCTACGACCCGGAAAAAGGCCCCCAGCGGCCCTTTTCCAGCCGCCGCCTGGTGGACTGCTTGCAGCGCGGCGCCGAAGCGTTCGGCTGGGAACGCCGCTCGGCGCAGCCCGGCAGCGTGCGCGACGGCGAGTGGCTGGTCGGCCTGGGGGTGGCCTCGGCCTTCCGCAGCAATCAGGTCAAGCCCAGCGGCGCTACCGTGCGGCTGGAAAAGGGCGGCAAGGTCACGGTCGAAACCCAGATGACCGACATCGGCACCGGGTCGTACACCATCTTGGGCCAGACGGCCGCCGAAATGCTGGGCGTCCGACTGGAAGACGTGGAAGTGCGCCTGGGCGACTCCGACTTTCCCAAATCGAGTGGGTCGGGCGGCTCCTGGGGGGCCAACAGCGCCGGCACCGGCGTGTACTACGCTGCCGACGAGCTGCGCAGCAAGATTGCCAAGGCGGCCGGCTACGACCCCAAAAAGGCCGTGTTCAAAGACGGCGAGGTGTGGGAGGACAACAAATGCACCCTGCTGGGCGTGGTGGCGGCCAAGGCGCCCGAGCCCCTTGAGGCCACCGTGAACGCCACTTTTGGAGACCTGGATAAGCAGTACGCGCAGGCCAGCTTCGGGGCGCACTTCTGCGAGGTGGGCGTGCACCGCGTGACCGGCGAAATCCGCGTGCGCCGGATGCTGAGCGTGGCGGCAGCCGGGCGCATTTTCAACCCAGTGACGGCCCGCAGCCAGTGCCTGGGCGGCATGACCATGGGTATCGGCGCGGCGCTGATGGAAGAGCTGCACGTGGACGACCACCTGGGCCTGTTCATCAACCACGACCTGGCCGAATACCATGTGCCGGTCCACGCCGACATCCCCGACCTGGACGTCATCTTCCTGGAAGAGCTGGACGACAAGTCCTCGCCGCTCAAGGGCAAGGGCGTGGGCGAGCTGGGTATCTGCGGGGTGGGAGCGGCCGTCGCCAACGCGGTTTATAACGCGTCCGGCGTGCGGATTCGGAACTATCCCCTGACCGTGGACAAAGTCCTGGCCGGCTGGGCCGAGCAGGCGGCCCTGCAGGCGCGGGCAGGCGACTGA
- a CDS encoding 2Fe-2S iron-sulfur cluster-binding protein, with translation MTQTTSQGSVDLQAPPSVRVELRVNGQNRSLDLDPRVSLLDALREHLGLTGTKKGCDHGQCGACTVLVNGERLNSCLSLAVMHDGDEVTTIEGLGTPDDLHPMQAAFVECDGFQCGYCTPGQIMSAVGTLDELRRGIPSHVTADLEQVQFSDTELRERLSGNICRCAAYPNIIQAVRSVHEGGQE, from the coding sequence ATGACCCAGACCACTTCTCAAGGGTCCGTAGACCTTCAGGCTCCGCCCAGCGTGCGGGTAGAACTGAGGGTCAACGGGCAGAACAGGTCGCTCGACCTCGACCCCCGCGTCTCTCTGCTGGACGCTCTGCGCGAACACCTGGGCCTGACCGGCACCAAGAAAGGCTGTGATCACGGGCAGTGCGGGGCCTGCACGGTGCTGGTGAACGGCGAGCGCCTGAACTCCTGCCTGTCGCTGGCCGTGATGCATGACGGCGACGAAGTCACCACCATCGAGGGCCTGGGCACGCCCGACGACCTGCACCCCATGCAGGCGGCATTCGTGGAGTGCGACGGCTTTCAGTGCGGCTACTGCACGCCGGGCCAGATTATGTCCGCCGTGGGCACCCTGGATGAGCTGCGGCGCGGCATTCCCAGCCACGTGACCGCCGACCTGGAGCAGGTCCAGTTCTCGGACACCGAGCTGCGTGAGCGCCTGAGCGGCAACATCTGCCGCTGCGCCGCCTACCCCAACATCATTCAGGCTGTGCGCTCGGTGCATGAAGGAGGACAGGAATGA